From Arcticibacter tournemirensis, one genomic window encodes:
- the argH gene encoding argininosuccinate lyase: MKLWQKDKEVSKSVEQFTVGHDRELDLFLAAADVLGSLAHTKMLASINLLEESDLVLIQKELKVIYRDIEAGKFSIEDGVEDVHSQVELLLTQRIGEAGKKIHSGRSRNDQVLVDLKLFFRSEIKHLTDNIEVLFKQLINQSEEHKDKLLPGYTHLQIAMPSSFGLWFGAYAESLADDMELLLAAWKICNKNPLGSAAGYGSSFPLNRTMTTELLGFDSLNYNVVYAQMGRGKTERIIAQAMSSVAATLAKLAMDACLFINQNFGFISFPDELTTGSSIMPHKKNPDVFELIRSRCNKIQALPTEIAMMTVNLPSGYHRDLQLLKENLFPAFLSLNECLEMTAYMLQNIRIKEDILKDPKYAYLFSVEAVNEEVLKGMPFREAYKKIGAEIERGEFKAPASVRHTHEGSVGNLCNHEISSAFQNTLSAFNFKKVEDALNSLVSG, from the coding sequence ATGAAGCTTTGGCAAAAAGATAAAGAAGTATCGAAATCGGTAGAGCAGTTTACAGTAGGTCACGACAGGGAACTTGATCTGTTCCTTGCCGCTGCAGACGTGCTTGGTTCTCTGGCACACACAAAAATGCTGGCTAGCATCAATTTACTGGAAGAATCAGACCTTGTTCTGATCCAGAAAGAACTTAAGGTGATTTACAGGGATATTGAGGCTGGAAAGTTTTCGATTGAGGATGGGGTAGAAGATGTTCATTCCCAGGTGGAGCTGCTCCTTACCCAGCGTATCGGCGAGGCGGGCAAGAAGATCCATAGCGGCCGCTCGCGTAATGACCAGGTTCTTGTAGACCTCAAACTCTTTTTCCGGTCGGAGATAAAACATCTGACTGATAATATCGAAGTACTTTTTAAGCAGTTAATTAATCAGAGTGAAGAGCATAAAGATAAATTGCTTCCTGGTTATACACATCTTCAGATTGCCATGCCATCATCCTTTGGCCTTTGGTTTGGTGCCTATGCCGAAAGCCTGGCTGATGATATGGAATTACTACTGGCTGCCTGGAAAATTTGCAATAAAAACCCGCTGGGTTCAGCCGCCGGTTATGGCTCGTCCTTCCCTTTAAACCGTACAATGACAACGGAATTATTAGGCTTCGACAGCCTGAATTATAACGTGGTATATGCACAAATGGGAAGAGGAAAGACGGAAAGGATAATAGCTCAGGCCATGTCGTCGGTAGCAGCAACCCTTGCAAAACTTGCTATGGATGCGTGCCTGTTTATTAATCAGAACTTCGGCTTTATAAGCTTCCCCGACGAACTTACAACGGGGTCGAGTATAATGCCTCATAAGAAGAATCCCGATGTATTTGAACTGATACGTTCGAGATGCAATAAGATACAGGCACTTCCTACGGAAATAGCGATGATGACGGTTAATTTGCCTTCTGGCTACCATCGGGACCTACAGCTGTTGAAAGAAAACCTCTTCCCGGCGTTCCTCTCTCTAAATGAGTGCCTTGAAATGACCGCATATATGCTGCAGAATATCCGGATAAAAGAAGACATCCTCAAAGATCCAAAGTATGCCTACCTTTTCAGTGTAGAGGCTGTAAATGAGGAGGTGCTTAAAGGAATGCCTTTCAGGGAAGCATATAAGAAAATAGGGGCGGAAATCGAACGCGGCGAGTTTAAGGCCCCTGCTTCTGTACGTCATACCCATGAAGGAAGCGTCGGAAATCTTTGTAACCATGAGATTAGCTCAGCCTTCCAAAATACACTGTCGGCGTTCAATTTTAAAAAAGTAGAAGATGCCCTGAATAGTCTGGTTTCCGGGTAG
- a CDS encoding pyridoxal phosphate-dependent aminotransferase, with the protein MSVSRLAKNLKGSEIIKIAGEINELKKQGQKIANLTIGDFDSTIFPIPSELKEGIKKAYDEYQTNYPPADGIPALRESVSLFLKNRYSLTIDTKEIQISSGSRPLIYATYLALVDPGDKVIYPAPSWNNNHYCDLTGAEGVAVATTAENNFMPTADDLRPHISDATLLALCSPLNPTGTMFSKNDLEGICDLVLEENKRRGTDQKPLYILYDQIYSMLTFGKHEHYNPVTLRPEIKDYVIYIDGASKCFASTGVRVGWGFGPEKVIDKMRTVIMHMGAWAPKPEQVAMAAFIRDNTAVDNYLSAFKQRIQESLTTLYDSFKQLKAEGFNVDAIEPMGAIYLTVKIDYTGKTTPDGRLLKNSDDINFYLINEAKAAFVPFSAFGTDNSVNWFRASVGGCSLEDIKSMLPRIKEALTKLS; encoded by the coding sequence ATGAGCGTTTCACGTCTGGCAAAAAATTTAAAAGGTTCTGAAATTATTAAGATCGCAGGAGAGATTAATGAGTTAAAAAAGCAGGGGCAAAAAATTGCAAATCTAACGATCGGCGATTTTGACTCAACGATATTTCCAATACCTTCCGAGCTAAAAGAAGGTATAAAAAAAGCATACGACGAATATCAAACCAATTATCCGCCTGCCGACGGAATACCTGCGCTCAGGGAGAGCGTAAGCCTCTTTTTGAAAAACCGGTATTCATTAACTATCGACACAAAGGAAATTCAGATTTCAAGCGGCTCGAGGCCATTGATTTATGCAACGTATCTTGCACTGGTTGACCCGGGAGATAAAGTAATATATCCGGCGCCTTCCTGGAATAATAACCATTATTGTGATCTTACCGGTGCGGAAGGTGTTGCTGTTGCTACCACCGCTGAAAATAATTTCATGCCTACGGCAGACGACCTGCGGCCTCATATAAGCGACGCCACCCTGCTGGCACTTTGTTCGCCCCTAAACCCAACAGGAACGATGTTCTCAAAAAACGACCTTGAGGGTATCTGCGACCTTGTACTGGAGGAGAACAAAAGAAGAGGCACCGATCAGAAACCACTTTATATCCTTTACGACCAGATCTATTCGATGCTTACTTTCGGTAAGCACGAACACTATAATCCGGTTACGTTACGCCCTGAAATCAAGGACTATGTCATTTACATTGATGGTGCCTCAAAATGCTTCGCGTCAACCGGCGTAAGGGTTGGATGGGGATTCGGTCCTGAAAAGGTGATAGACAAAATGCGAACAGTGATCATGCACATGGGTGCCTGGGCGCCTAAGCCCGAACAGGTTGCAATGGCTGCTTTCATCAGGGATAACACTGCAGTTGATAATTATCTTTCTGCATTCAAACAGAGAATTCAGGAAAGCCTCACAACGCTTTATGATTCATTTAAGCAGCTTAAGGCTGAAGGCTTTAATGTCGATGCCATAGAACCTATGGGCGCTATTTATCTGACTGTTAAGATTGATTATACTGGAAAAACAACGCCGGATGGACGCCTGCTAAAAAACAGTGATGATATTAACTTCTACCTGATAAACGAAGCAAAAGCGGCCTTTGTGCCATTTTCTGCGTTCGGAACGGACAATTCAGTAAACTGGTTCAGGGCCTCCGTAGGAGGTTGCTCACTTGAAGATATAAAAAGTATGCTGCCCAGGATTAAAGAGGCGCTAACGAAATTGAGTTAA
- a CDS encoding LutC/YkgG family protein translates to MKDTTSKEKMLKKIRKALLEKRDSPYPNLEEAPLYEEYDGYLEVLFAEQLSLVAGKFVFCEDEIQFIENLLTLADEKAWRKIYCWEPPLQELLSHFEFPFYSTNTDFMQAEVGITLCESLIARNGSIMLSNGNAAGRRLSIYPPHHIVVAYTSQLVLDVKDAIKQLKARYSSDIPSMVSIVTGPSRTADIEKTLVLGAHGPKELIVFLLEG, encoded by the coding sequence ATGAAAGATACTACTTCAAAAGAAAAAATGCTTAAAAAAATACGGAAAGCGCTGCTTGAAAAGCGCGACAGTCCGTATCCAAATCTTGAAGAAGCTCCTTTATACGAAGAGTACGACGGGTATCTGGAAGTGCTGTTTGCGGAGCAGCTTAGTCTTGTTGCGGGAAAGTTTGTTTTTTGCGAGGATGAAATCCAGTTTATAGAGAACCTGCTTACTTTGGCCGACGAGAAAGCCTGGCGGAAGATATATTGCTGGGAGCCGCCGCTCCAGGAATTACTCTCTCATTTTGAGTTTCCGTTTTACAGTACGAATACCGATTTTATGCAGGCAGAGGTTGGTATTACATTATGTGAGTCACTGATAGCCCGAAACGGAAGTATCATGCTTTCGAATGGTAACGCCGCCGGCCGCCGTTTAAGCATTTATCCCCCCCATCATATTGTGGTTGCTTATACATCGCAATTGGTGCTCGACGTTAAAGATGCAATTAAACAGTTAAAAGCCAGATATAGCTCAGATATTCCTTCTATGGTGTCGATAGTAACAGGACCTAGCAGGACTGCTGATATTGAAAAAACGCTCGTTCTCGGAGCCCATGGCCCTAAAGAACTGATCGTGTTTTTATTGGAAGGATGA
- the ftsH gene encoding ATP-dependent zinc metalloprotease FtsH, whose amino-acid sequence MKDIDTENKKNYRKKTGKKIVPKPPRFNIMWLYAAIIIGLFAVQYLFNSSNITQISYQKFETEMLRPRDVEKIVAYKSNDLIVAEVYIKKDRLKDPKYKDVRTPDNFSMSPANGPQYKFTDGSFDALEAKLREAEKDLPPNQRTPVIPDTRENFWASWFMSIILPVLLLIGFWIFIMRRMGGGAGGGAGGQIFNIGKSKATLFDKESQVSVTFNDVAGLEEAKQEVMEIVDFLKNPKKYTNLGGKIPKGALLVGSPGTGKTLLAKAVAGEAQVPFFSLSGSDFVEMFVGVGASRVRDLFRQAKDKAPCIIFIDEIDAIGRARGKNNIVGGNDERENTLNQLLVEMDGFGTDSGIIILAATNRPDVLDTALLRPGRFDRQISIDKPDLIGREQIFKVHLKPIKLAEEVDPKKLSAQTPGFAGAEIANVCNEAALIAARRNKESVDMHDFQDAIDRVIGGLEKKNKIISPEEKRIVAYHEAGHAIAGWFLEHADPLVKVSIIPRGVAALGYAQYLPKEQFLYTTEQLIDGMCMTMGGRVAEDIVFSKISTGAQNDLERITKLSYAMITMYGMNPKVGNISFNDQQDQFNKPYSEKTAELIDVEVRTLIGSVYDRTKQLLIDKREGLEKLANKLLEKEILFQSDLEEILGKRPFNQRTTYDEFVNGDDSGNQTVVAENLHPEPVGDSTEPLRSGEPQEE is encoded by the coding sequence ATGAAAGATATAGATACCGAGAATAAAAAGAATTACAGAAAGAAGACCGGAAAAAAAATAGTTCCTAAGCCTCCGCGCTTCAATATTATGTGGCTTTATGCTGCAATTATCATAGGATTATTTGCGGTTCAGTATCTGTTTAACAGTTCGAACATAACGCAGATCAGTTATCAGAAGTTTGAAACTGAAATGTTAAGACCACGCGATGTCGAAAAGATTGTAGCTTACAAGAGCAATGATTTGATTGTAGCGGAGGTGTACATTAAAAAGGATAGATTAAAAGATCCTAAATATAAGGATGTTCGTACTCCCGATAACTTCAGTATGTCGCCGGCAAATGGTCCACAGTATAAGTTTACTGACGGGTCGTTCGATGCTCTTGAGGCTAAATTACGAGAGGCAGAAAAGGACTTGCCGCCTAACCAGAGAACCCCGGTGATTCCTGATACCAGAGAGAATTTCTGGGCGAGCTGGTTTATGTCTATTATTCTGCCAGTACTTCTGCTGATCGGGTTCTGGATATTTATTATGCGCCGGATGGGTGGCGGAGCTGGTGGTGGAGCCGGCGGACAGATCTTCAATATAGGAAAATCGAAGGCTACTCTTTTTGATAAAGAATCGCAGGTGTCGGTAACCTTTAATGATGTAGCCGGACTTGAGGAGGCAAAACAGGAAGTAATGGAAATTGTAGATTTCCTGAAGAATCCTAAGAAATATACCAATCTCGGCGGTAAGATACCTAAAGGAGCATTGCTGGTTGGGTCTCCGGGTACTGGTAAAACTTTGCTCGCGAAAGCGGTTGCAGGTGAAGCACAGGTTCCTTTCTTCTCATTGTCAGGATCTGATTTCGTTGAGATGTTCGTCGGTGTAGGTGCCTCAAGAGTGAGGGATTTATTCCGTCAGGCAAAGGACAAAGCTCCATGTATCATCTTTATTGACGAGATAGATGCCATTGGCCGTGCCAGAGGTAAGAATAACATTGTAGGAGGTAACGATGAACGCGAGAATACTCTAAATCAGCTGTTGGTTGAGATGGATGGGTTTGGTACTGATTCGGGGATTATTATTCTTGCCGCAACAAACCGCCCCGACGTTCTTGACACGGCGTTATTACGTCCCGGACGTTTTGACAGGCAAATTTCTATTGATAAGCCAGACTTAATTGGCCGCGAGCAAATATTTAAGGTTCACCTTAAGCCGATAAAACTTGCGGAAGAAGTAGATCCTAAAAAGCTTTCTGCTCAGACTCCTGGTTTTGCAGGCGCCGAGATTGCAAACGTGTGTAATGAAGCGGCCCTGATTGCTGCCAGAAGGAATAAAGAATCGGTAGATATGCATGACTTTCAGGATGCTATCGACCGTGTGATCGGAGGTTTGGAGAAAAAGAACAAGATTATATCACCGGAGGAAAAGCGGATTGTTGCCTATCACGAGGCAGGACATGCTATTGCCGGCTGGTTTTTGGAACATGCCGATCCTTTGGTAAAAGTTTCCATTATACCGCGTGGTGTGGCCGCTTTAGGCTATGCTCAATATTTACCTAAGGAGCAGTTCCTTTATACTACGGAACAGCTTATTGACGGTATGTGTATGACAATGGGCGGTCGCGTTGCGGAAGACATTGTTTTCAGTAAGATTTCTACCGGAGCACAGAATGACCTGGAACGTATTACTAAGCTATCATACGCAATGATCACCATGTACGGAATGAATCCTAAGGTTGGAAATATCTCGTTCAATGATCAACAGGACCAGTTCAATAAGCCTTACTCGGAAAAAACCGCTGAGCTTATTGATGTTGAAGTCCGCACGTTAATTGGTTCGGTTTACGACCGTACAAAGCAATTGCTTATTGATAAACGTGAAGGCCTGGAGAAATTGGCTAATAAACTGCTCGAAAAGGAAATTCTTTTCCAGAGTGATCTTGAGGAAATCCTTGGAAAACGGCCGTTTAATCAGCGTACTACTTACGATGAATTCGTTAACGGCGACGATAGCGGAAATCAAACTGTAGTGGCTGAAAACCTTCATCCCGAGCCTGTAGGTGACTCAACAGAGCCTTTGCGCAGCGGAGAACCACAGGAAGAATAA
- the rsfS gene encoding ribosome silencing factor has product MVKNKVINESTYISELVIHGIQEKKGNEIVRLDLRNIHSSVADYFVVCHAESATQVKAIARSVEEEVYKAAGQWPFRIEGQEHAEWILLDYVDVVVHVFKTDKRQFYGIEELWGDAEMKYYQSA; this is encoded by the coding sequence ATGGTAAAAAACAAAGTTATTAATGAATCTACCTACATTTCTGAACTTGTAATACACGGAATTCAAGAAAAGAAAGGAAATGAAATCGTACGACTCGATTTAAGAAATATACATAGTTCGGTTGCAGATTATTTTGTAGTTTGCCATGCCGAATCAGCAACTCAGGTTAAAGCAATAGCACGAAGTGTGGAAGAGGAAGTCTACAAAGCGGCGGGTCAATGGCCTTTCCGGATTGAGGGGCAGGAACATGCAGAATGGATACTCCTTGACTATGTTGATGTGGTAGTACATGTTTTCAAGACAGATAAACGCCAGTTCTATGGAATAGAAGAGTTGTGGGGTGATGCCGAAATGAAATATTATCAGAGTGCCTGA
- a CDS encoding biotin--[acetyl-CoA-carboxylase] ligase, producing the protein MQNNTFSRLFAGQKIIALQRVDSTNNYLKNLLSKSKPLTEGTVIMAEEQFDGRGQFNNKWLSEPGKNLTFSLLLYPSFISPNSQFLLNIAVSIAINDVLTGIIGQECKIKWPNDIIFGNNKLGGVLIENILSGKQWKYAVIGIGINVNQTSFSESIKNVTSLKKITGASYPLNNLLAELCAAIETRYRELRDNQCAQHYGRYVSNLYRLNEPHKFITGESEVIGKITGVDQGGRLLVKVGDDIHSYGLKEISYVQEP; encoded by the coding sequence TTGCAAAATAACACTTTTTCGAGATTATTTGCCGGGCAAAAAATAATTGCCTTACAGCGGGTTGATTCAACTAATAATTATTTAAAGAACTTATTGTCAAAATCCAAGCCATTAACTGAAGGTACTGTAATAATGGCAGAAGAACAATTTGACGGACGGGGCCAGTTTAATAATAAATGGCTTAGTGAACCGGGTAAAAACTTAACGTTTAGTCTTCTTTTATATCCTTCTTTCATTAGTCCCAATAGTCAATTCCTCCTTAACATAGCTGTAAGTATAGCTATTAACGATGTATTAACCGGAATTATTGGGCAAGAGTGCAAAATTAAATGGCCAAACGACATTATCTTTGGAAACAACAAGCTGGGAGGTGTTTTAATAGAAAACATTTTAAGCGGCAAGCAATGGAAGTATGCCGTTATAGGAATTGGGATTAATGTTAATCAAACGAGTTTCTCCGAATCTATCAAAAATGTTACCTCGCTCAAAAAAATCACTGGTGCCTCTTATCCGCTAAACAACCTCCTGGCAGAATTATGTGCAGCAATAGAAACAAGATACCGGGAGCTTAGGGATAATCAATGTGCACAACACTACGGCAGGTATGTTTCAAATCTTTACCGTTTAAATGAACCTCATAAATTTATAACAGGCGAATCTGAAGTAATTGGTAAAATAACGGGCGTCGACCAGGGTGGCCGCCTGTTAGTAAAAGTGGGTGATGATATACATTCTTATGGACTAAAGGAAATCAGCTATGTGCAGGAACCTTAG